In one window of Scyliorhinus canicula chromosome 17, sScyCan1.1, whole genome shotgun sequence DNA:
- the akap14 gene encoding A-kinase anchor protein 14 isoform X1, whose protein sequence is MESHRRVIMDPFTEQLTQMAEIIISNVLRNAKKYLQDILGEEDEGGYQIGNIQWIACKDFTVASGAKQIEEYISTWEFSNCWLHCLDYLQEEELEYHIHHHYRVRWSIPTRRKPIPRATASTYFIIEISKVRPPIFPVEVYYFFESNRLLHRPGESRFREKWLKDIIESKILLMDQVTF, encoded by the exons ATGGAATCTCACCGGAGG GTCATTATGGACCCTTTCACGGAGCAGTTGACACAAATGGCTGAAATTATAATCAGCAATGTTCTGCGGAATGCCAAGAAATACCTTCAGGATATACTGGGGGAAGAAG atGAAGGTGGTTATCAAATCGGTAACATTCAATGGATTGCATGCAAGGACTTCACAGTTGCCAGTGGGGCAAAACAAATAGAAGAATATATTTCT ACATGGGAGTTTTCCAATTGCTGGCTTCATTGCCTGGATTACCTGCAAGAGGAGGAGTTGGAATACCATATTCATCATCACTATCGTGTACGCTGGAGTATACCAACTCGGAGGAAGCCCATACCACGAGCAACAGCCTCTACTTACTTCATCATTGAAATCTCTAAAGTTAGACCACCT ATTTTTCCAGTTGAAGTTTACTACTTTTTTGAATCAAACAGACTTCTGCACAG accaGGTGAATCAAGATTCAGAGAAAAATGGCTAAAGGACATCATCGAAAGCAAAATTCTGTTAATGGATCAAGTGACCTTTTAG
- the akap14 gene encoding A-kinase anchor protein 14 isoform X2, whose amino-acid sequence MEHTVIMDPFTEQLTQMAEIIISNVLRNAKKYLQDILGEEDEGGYQIGNIQWIACKDFTVASGAKQIEEYISTWEFSNCWLHCLDYLQEEELEYHIHHHYRVRWSIPTRRKPIPRATASTYFIIEISKVRPPIFPVEVYYFFESNRLLHRPGESRFREKWLKDIIESKILLMDQVTF is encoded by the exons GTCATTATGGACCCTTTCACGGAGCAGTTGACACAAATGGCTGAAATTATAATCAGCAATGTTCTGCGGAATGCCAAGAAATACCTTCAGGATATACTGGGGGAAGAAG atGAAGGTGGTTATCAAATCGGTAACATTCAATGGATTGCATGCAAGGACTTCACAGTTGCCAGTGGGGCAAAACAAATAGAAGAATATATTTCT ACATGGGAGTTTTCCAATTGCTGGCTTCATTGCCTGGATTACCTGCAAGAGGAGGAGTTGGAATACCATATTCATCATCACTATCGTGTACGCTGGAGTATACCAACTCGGAGGAAGCCCATACCACGAGCAACAGCCTCTACTTACTTCATCATTGAAATCTCTAAAGTTAGACCACCT ATTTTTCCAGTTGAAGTTTACTACTTTTTTGAATCAAACAGACTTCTGCACAG accaGGTGAATCAAGATTCAGAGAAAAATGGCTAAAGGACATCATCGAAAGCAAAATTCTGTTAATGGATCAAGTGACCTTTTAG
- the akap14 gene encoding A-kinase anchor protein 14 isoform X3, with the protein MESHRRVIMDPFTEQLTQMAEIIISNVLRNAKKYLQDILGEEDEGGYQIGNIQWIACKDFTVASGAKQIEEYISTWEFSNCWLHCLDYLQEEELEYHIHHHYRVRWSIPTRRKPIPRATASTYFIIEISKVRPPIFPVEVYYFFESNRLLHR; encoded by the exons ATGGAATCTCACCGGAGG GTCATTATGGACCCTTTCACGGAGCAGTTGACACAAATGGCTGAAATTATAATCAGCAATGTTCTGCGGAATGCCAAGAAATACCTTCAGGATATACTGGGGGAAGAAG atGAAGGTGGTTATCAAATCGGTAACATTCAATGGATTGCATGCAAGGACTTCACAGTTGCCAGTGGGGCAAAACAAATAGAAGAATATATTTCT ACATGGGAGTTTTCCAATTGCTGGCTTCATTGCCTGGATTACCTGCAAGAGGAGGAGTTGGAATACCATATTCATCATCACTATCGTGTACGCTGGAGTATACCAACTCGGAGGAAGCCCATACCACGAGCAACAGCCTCTACTTACTTCATCATTGAAATCTCTAAAGTTAGACCACCT ATTTTTCCAGTTGAAGTTTACTACTTTTTTGAATCAAACAGACTTCTGCACAG GTGA